In a single window of the Luteolibacter sp. Y139 genome:
- a CDS encoding terminase large subunit produces the protein MKRRKTGRPTSSPEAIEHVSIDYAREVVAGDRIACRWVRLACERFLRDLERTDIRFDVAAADRAIGFMETFRHYKGQWAGTRMKLEAWQKFVVGNIFGWKWVDSGLRRFKYAHIEVPRKNGKTLLAAGISLYMLCADNEGGAEVYNAATKKDQAMILHRDARVLIEKSKDPDFRAAFAIRKNPPIIEYGAADSFMRPLGRDTEGDTTDGLNPHAVIADETHAWTKLGFWNVLNSALGARSQPLFLMITTAGHNMDSVGRSHSLIVQRILKGEDGGEGDDYFGIIFTIDEEDKERLDDPMVWAKANPLYGITVDEKKFRSQLALAKADPAINRELKTKWLNIWINQASLWLDSDKWAKGVHSYDKAKLDGLRCYGGLDLAITRDLSALVWVFPPQDWLERWTLLSHFWCPAADINTRSKRDKVPYQSWAENGFIVPTPGEVMDHGYITAQILADCQRYDVQAVGYDKTYAASLVNPLVEEGVNMLAFSQGIMTISPYAKELERLVIQGTHLNHFGHPVLAWNAGNVVVHMDANGNIKPDKKRSEERIDGIIASIMGLGCAIEMEYDGSLAGQWDCTVLS, from the coding sequence GTGAAAAGAAGGAAGACGGGCCGTCCAACTTCCTCACCTGAGGCGATCGAGCATGTCTCGATCGACTACGCGCGGGAGGTTGTGGCCGGCGACCGGATTGCGTGCCGATGGGTGAGGCTGGCATGCGAGCGGTTCCTCCGTGACTTGGAGCGGACTGACATCCGCTTCGACGTGGCGGCTGCGGACCGAGCGATCGGGTTCATGGAGACGTTCCGGCACTACAAGGGCCAGTGGGCGGGCACGCGGATGAAGCTGGAGGCGTGGCAGAAGTTCGTGGTGGGAAACATCTTCGGGTGGAAGTGGGTCGATAGCGGACTGCGTCGGTTCAAATACGCTCACATCGAGGTCCCCCGAAAGAACGGCAAAACCCTGCTCGCTGCCGGCATCTCGCTCTACATGCTGTGCGCCGATAACGAGGGGGGCGCGGAGGTCTACAATGCGGCAACCAAGAAAGACCAGGCGATGATCCTGCACCGGGACGCTCGTGTGCTGATCGAGAAATCGAAGGACCCGGACTTCAGGGCAGCTTTCGCCATCCGGAAGAACCCGCCGATCATCGAGTATGGTGCCGCGGACTCGTTCATGAGACCGCTGGGTCGGGACACCGAAGGCGACACCACCGACGGCTTGAACCCGCATGCGGTGATTGCCGACGAAACGCACGCATGGACGAAGCTGGGTTTCTGGAACGTCCTTAACTCGGCGCTTGGTGCACGTTCCCAGCCGCTGTTTCTGATGATCACCACGGCCGGCCACAATATGGACTCGGTCGGCCGCTCGCACTCGCTTATCGTGCAGCGGATCTTGAAGGGGGAAGACGGTGGGGAGGGTGACGACTACTTCGGCATCATTTTCACCATCGACGAGGAGGATAAGGAGCGCCTCGACGATCCGATGGTGTGGGCGAAGGCCAACCCGCTCTACGGCATTACCGTCGATGAGAAGAAATTCCGGTCCCAACTCGCGCTGGCGAAGGCGGACCCCGCGATCAACCGGGAGCTGAAAACCAAGTGGCTCAACATCTGGATCAACCAGGCCTCGCTGTGGCTCGATTCTGACAAGTGGGCGAAGGGCGTGCACAGCTACGATAAGGCGAAGCTCGACGGCCTTCGTTGCTACGGCGGGCTGGATCTTGCCATCACCCGGGACCTCTCGGCGTTGGTGTGGGTCTTTCCTCCGCAAGACTGGCTCGAGCGGTGGACGCTGCTTTCGCACTTCTGGTGCCCTGCGGCGGATATCAACACCCGGTCCAAGCGCGATAAAGTGCCCTACCAGAGTTGGGCAGAGAATGGCTTCATTGTTCCTACGCCCGGTGAGGTGATGGACCACGGCTACATTACCGCCCAGATCCTCGCCGATTGTCAGCGCTACGACGTGCAGGCCGTGGGCTACGACAAAACCTACGCCGCCTCACTGGTCAATCCGCTGGTGGAAGAAGGGGTGAACATGCTGGCGTTCTCACAGGGCATCATGACTATCTCGCCGTATGCGAAGGAATTGGAGCGGCTGGTCATTCAAGGGACGCACCTGAATCACTTCGGCCACCCAGTGCTGGCGTGGAATGCGGGCAACGTGGTGGTCCACATGGATGCTAACGGCAACATCAAGCCGGACAAGAAGCGCTCGGAGGAGCGCATCGATGGCATCATCGCGAGTATCATGGGGCTCGGGTGCGCGATCGAGATGGAGTATGACGGATCGCTGGCGGGGCAATGGGACTGCACGGTCCTCAGCTGA
- a CDS encoding phage portal protein: MFSRLKAAATVLFTGQNTPAVPVDGGDEGTDSDVGTTSLPPNWAKMWGGDGAGTSSADRLAAVYGCVQVIATSIAAMPLQLYRKNGDRREKETAHPLARLLEGRPNEVMTWTELREALLYEQILRGNAFVRAFWSGGNVRELFPVPRANVTAKLTDQRRIQYKIGTNPNKVPEGNFGFQEVLHFKALTGDGLEGINPIKHCRMSTAAAAALSRYGRTSAEEGQPLRGIITAETTFKNDTQAKQVRSRWGQAWNDAKNGDGIAIFEGGDMKFHQVTMSMRDAQFIESMEFSVEEICRIFNVPPHRIHKLDRATFSNIEHQSKEFYTGTLVPWITRIEDTLDHCLLTEGDRAAGLYFRHNADALLRGDLKTRSESYYRQITSGVMKPNEARALEERPPVEGGDQLFIPTNHVPIELAGKVAAGAPAKDQKTDETDPPTDS; this comes from the coding sequence GTGTTCAGCCGTCTGAAAGCCGCCGCCACTGTCCTTTTCACGGGCCAGAATACCCCTGCCGTGCCGGTGGATGGTGGGGACGAAGGGACCGATTCCGATGTCGGCACCACTTCCTTGCCGCCAAACTGGGCGAAAATGTGGGGCGGCGACGGGGCGGGCACCAGCTCCGCGGACCGGCTCGCCGCCGTGTATGGGTGCGTGCAGGTAATTGCCACGTCGATCGCTGCCATGCCGCTGCAGTTGTATCGGAAGAACGGTGACCGTCGCGAAAAGGAGACGGCCCATCCTCTCGCACGGTTGCTTGAGGGCCGTCCCAATGAGGTGATGACGTGGACCGAGCTGCGGGAGGCGCTACTGTATGAGCAGATCCTTCGTGGGAATGCCTTCGTCAGGGCATTTTGGTCCGGAGGCAACGTGCGGGAACTGTTCCCAGTGCCGCGGGCCAACGTGACTGCCAAGCTGACGGACCAGCGTCGCATTCAGTACAAGATCGGCACCAATCCGAACAAAGTGCCGGAGGGGAACTTCGGCTTCCAAGAGGTGCTGCACTTCAAGGCGCTGACGGGCGACGGCTTGGAGGGAATCAATCCGATCAAGCATTGCCGCATGAGCACTGCGGCAGCGGCGGCCTTGTCGCGCTACGGCCGCACCTCGGCGGAGGAAGGCCAGCCCTTGCGCGGGATTATCACGGCCGAAACCACTTTCAAGAATGATACCCAGGCAAAGCAGGTGCGGTCGCGGTGGGGCCAAGCGTGGAACGACGCAAAGAATGGCGACGGCATCGCAATCTTCGAGGGTGGCGATATGAAGTTCCACCAGGTGACGATGAGCATGCGGGACGCGCAGTTCATCGAGTCGATGGAATTCTCGGTCGAGGAGATCTGCCGAATCTTCAACGTGCCGCCTCACCGGATTCACAAGCTCGACCGGGCCACGTTCTCCAACATCGAGCACCAGTCGAAGGAGTTCTATACCGGGACGCTGGTGCCGTGGATCACGCGCATTGAGGACACGCTGGACCATTGCTTGCTCACCGAAGGAGACCGGGCCGCCGGGCTCTATTTCCGGCACAACGCCGATGCGCTGCTCCGCGGAGACCTTAAGACGCGGTCGGAAAGCTACTACCGGCAGATCACCTCAGGCGTGATGAAGCCCAACGAGGCGCGTGCGCTCGAGGAACGGCCGCCGGTGGAAGGAGGCGACCAGCTTTTCATTCCCACGAACCACGTCCCGATCGAATTGGCCGGCAAGGTGGCGGCGGGTGCCCCTGCGAAGGACCAAAAGACCGACGAAACCGATCCTCCAACCGACTCCTAA
- a CDS encoding head maturation protease, ClpP-related, whose amino-acid sequence MPKKKKFPELVATDELLAVLDKRPLPAAARRIDPENRLPKFEVVNAAAGGKKKAAIHILDAISWWTGNDARTFQQRLAAIDADEIDLYLNSPGGSVFEGVTIYNLLVAHKATVTVHVLGLAASIASVIALAGDTVHIAENAMFMIHNPSAGVWGEAEELRKVAGVLDKITESILNTYEERTKLTRDQLRTAMAATTYYTADEAVTSGFATAKVASVKAAAALWSPDDFPELSPEALALAVAAEDDEEEKEEEEPTGEAGKRTAPPATDDDIQEHPHEPTLDDVHAAEDLLKSIRAEFDADD is encoded by the coding sequence ATGCCCAAGAAAAAGAAGTTTCCCGAGCTCGTCGCCACCGACGAGTTGCTTGCCGTGCTCGACAAGCGCCCGCTGCCGGCGGCGGCGCGGCGCATCGATCCCGAAAACCGTTTGCCCAAGTTCGAGGTGGTGAACGCTGCCGCGGGCGGGAAGAAGAAGGCGGCGATTCACATCCTTGACGCCATCTCGTGGTGGACCGGCAACGATGCGCGCACGTTCCAGCAACGGCTGGCGGCGATCGATGCGGACGAGATCGATCTCTACCTCAATTCCCCGGGCGGTTCGGTGTTCGAGGGAGTGACGATCTACAATCTTCTGGTGGCCCACAAGGCGACGGTGACGGTTCATGTCCTCGGCTTGGCGGCTTCCATCGCCTCGGTGATTGCGCTGGCGGGTGACACCGTCCACATCGCGGAAAACGCGATGTTCATGATTCACAACCCGTCCGCCGGTGTGTGGGGCGAGGCGGAGGAACTGCGGAAGGTTGCCGGTGTGCTCGACAAGATCACCGAATCGATCCTCAACACCTACGAGGAGCGAACCAAACTCACGCGTGACCAGCTTCGCACGGCGATGGCGGCCACGACCTACTACACGGCGGACGAGGCGGTCACCTCCGGCTTTGCCACGGCCAAGGTGGCATCGGTGAAGGCCGCGGCGGCGCTGTGGAGCCCCGATGATTTCCCGGAACTCAGTCCCGAGGCGCTGGCGCTGGCGGTTGCTGCGGAGGACGACGAGGAAGAAAAGGAAGAGGAAGAGCCTACCGGAGAAGCGGGCAAGCGGACGGCACCGCCAGCGACGGATGATGACATCCAAGAGCATCCCCATGAGCCGACGCTGGACGATGTCCATGCGGCTGAAGATCTCCTCAAATCCATCCGCGCCGAGTTCGATGCTGACGACTGA
- a CDS encoding head-tail adaptor protein: protein MNPGLLNQRIRIERAGAGADALGQPTEAWELVLSVAARRMRDKAADEAVIADRDTEKRTIRFRVRSRPFTQIYEPGDRLVEAKRTDQPETIWNITGWTEVDGTNGMYTDILCAAPAR from the coding sequence ATGAACCCGGGTCTTCTCAACCAACGAATCCGGATCGAGCGCGCCGGTGCGGGTGCCGACGCTCTCGGGCAGCCCACCGAGGCGTGGGAGCTGGTTCTGTCCGTCGCCGCCCGCCGGATGCGGGACAAGGCGGCGGACGAGGCGGTCATTGCCGACCGGGACACCGAGAAGCGGACGATTCGCTTCCGGGTGAGGTCGCGGCCGTTCACGCAGATCTACGAGCCGGGCGACCGCCTGGTGGAAGCGAAGCGGACCGACCAGCCGGAGACGATCTGGAACATCACCGGGTGGACCGAAGTCGATGGCACGAATGGGATGTATACCGACATCCTGTGTGCGGCACCGGCTCGCTAA
- a CDS encoding phage major capsid protein → MDRQDIIRRIAATTALITPKLGEYEALIKETKGKGENGADRPFTAEEMTKHVTLGKEINVLNSSLSTDKGMLKALDLSNASDDATAEQMNLPGREKLPQASDEYFEKFQALGRVGFNAARMDPEQFKALSTVSPSTGAVLIPTVIEQAILMEAASLCPLMRISGVEMTSTIHGQIPFMGELGVLAPRKETEAYAGYDPTLSAKAIDIYNYGGLFPVSQEIMDDAAGLPGAFARVWGRAYASTIEEYGWKGTGGQTAFFNQAGGAITVTLAGRVCPGIRTQNSTVVPVVVALAAAAVAYDDVVKLKQAVVPEARAGGVYVISTDFETKALLLKDTTGRPIWTPSMIAGQPAQINGSPYEVSSKLDAATTGLNPAFFGNFKQGHRIAVRKGLTIKTSEHYLFGNGMIAVAGDVRWGSLVEYNAYLARLNMA, encoded by the coding sequence ATGGATCGACAAGACATCATCCGACGAATCGCGGCAACCACGGCGCTCATCACCCCGAAGCTCGGAGAGTATGAGGCGTTGATCAAAGAAACCAAGGGCAAGGGGGAGAACGGTGCCGACCGCCCGTTCACGGCCGAGGAGATGACGAAGCACGTCACTCTCGGCAAGGAGATCAATGTGCTGAACTCCTCCCTTTCCACGGATAAGGGCATGCTCAAGGCGCTGGACCTTTCCAATGCGTCTGACGATGCGACTGCCGAGCAGATGAACCTGCCAGGCCGGGAAAAGCTGCCGCAGGCGAGCGATGAGTATTTCGAGAAGTTCCAAGCCCTGGGCCGCGTCGGTTTCAATGCCGCGCGAATGGACCCGGAGCAGTTCAAGGCGCTTTCCACGGTGTCCCCCTCGACTGGTGCTGTGCTGATCCCCACCGTCATCGAGCAAGCCATTTTGATGGAAGCCGCGAGCCTCTGCCCGCTGATGCGCATTTCGGGGGTCGAAATGACCTCGACCATCCACGGACAGATTCCCTTCATGGGAGAACTCGGCGTCCTCGCTCCACGCAAGGAAACCGAAGCCTATGCCGGCTACGATCCGACGCTGTCGGCAAAGGCGATCGACATCTACAACTACGGCGGACTTTTCCCGGTCTCGCAGGAGATCATGGATGACGCCGCGGGCCTTCCCGGTGCCTTCGCTCGCGTTTGGGGCCGTGCCTACGCTTCCACCATTGAAGAATACGGCTGGAAGGGGACGGGTGGACAGACTGCCTTCTTCAACCAAGCGGGCGGTGCGATCACCGTGACGCTTGCCGGCCGCGTGTGCCCCGGTATCCGGACGCAAAACTCAACGGTGGTGCCGGTCGTGGTAGCCCTTGCCGCCGCCGCGGTTGCCTACGACGACGTCGTGAAGCTGAAGCAAGCGGTGGTCCCCGAGGCCCGTGCTGGCGGTGTCTACGTCATTTCGACGGACTTCGAGACCAAGGCACTCCTCCTTAAGGACACCACCGGCCGCCCGATCTGGACGCCGTCGATGATCGCCGGGCAGCCTGCCCAGATCAACGGATCGCCCTACGAAGTTTCCAGCAAGCTGGATGCTGCCACCACTGGCCTCAATCCGGCGTTCTTCGGCAACTTCAAGCAGGGTCACCGCATCGCGGTCCGCAAGGGCCTCACGATCAAGACCAGCGAGCACTACCTCTTCGGCAATGGCATGATCGCCGTCGCCGGTGATGTCCGCTGGGGTTCGCTCGTTGAATACAACGCCTACCTCGCTCGCCTCAACATGGCGTAA
- a CDS encoding head-tail connector protein, translating to MAKPVIPVTEAKQHLRVEHDLDDAIIAAYTEAAVDRTLQEIGLAGVLERVHSTETTLREFGFLYPVEEVTSVEKKGTGGEWQTLPAEEWTLSGNLEERHVLTLGAGHLSGNCYRVTWKAGLKPLPAWFRVAALFLIGHYYENRSSVLLGQGVAAVEVPMGFKHLTAPHKRWFFA from the coding sequence ATGGCCAAGCCTGTCATTCCCGTGACCGAGGCAAAGCAACACCTGCGGGTTGAGCATGACCTCGATGATGCGATCATCGCCGCCTACACGGAGGCTGCGGTGGACCGGACCTTGCAGGAGATCGGTCTGGCGGGCGTGCTCGAGCGCGTGCACTCCACGGAGACGACGTTGCGGGAGTTCGGTTTCCTCTACCCGGTGGAGGAAGTGACGTCCGTCGAGAAGAAGGGCACGGGCGGCGAGTGGCAGACCTTGCCGGCGGAGGAGTGGACGCTCTCGGGCAACCTCGAAGAGCGGCACGTCCTCACGCTGGGCGCTGGTCATCTTTCGGGGAACTGCTACCGGGTGACCTGGAAGGCGGGCTTGAAGCCCTTGCCCGCCTGGTTCCGGGTGGCAGCGCTGTTCCTTATCGGGCACTACTACGAAAACCGTAGTTCGGTGCTACTCGGGCAGGGAGTGGCGGCCGTGGAGGTGCCGATGGGATTCAAGCACCTCACTGCGCCGCACAAGCGCTGGTTTTTCGCCTGA
- a CDS encoding HK97-gp10 family putative phage morphogenesis protein yields the protein MGAEIKVEGFKELRDRALKLDKRLQRKVYGAAVRAGGKVLVDAAQGKVPVRTGSVKASLVHRASSKPSQGLFGVKVTIKGGKLASARVAHRRGGKGSEYHPDAVERYYRFQELGTKHHAAQPFLKPAIEGNQSAVLNAVKQELAAGLEREARSL from the coding sequence ATGGGTGCCGAGATCAAAGTCGAGGGATTCAAGGAGCTGCGGGACCGGGCGCTGAAGCTGGACAAACGGCTTCAGCGCAAGGTCTACGGCGCCGCGGTGCGGGCCGGTGGTAAGGTGCTGGTCGATGCCGCGCAGGGGAAGGTGCCGGTGCGTACTGGATCTGTGAAGGCCTCGCTAGTGCACCGGGCCAGCTCGAAGCCGTCGCAAGGGTTGTTCGGGGTCAAAGTGACCATCAAGGGCGGGAAGCTGGCATCGGCTCGGGTGGCGCATCGCCGCGGTGGCAAGGGCAGCGAGTATCACCCCGACGCGGTGGAGCGCTACTACCGCTTCCAAGAGCTCGGAACGAAGCATCACGCGGCCCAGCCGTTCCTCAAGCCCGCCATCGAAGGCAACCAGTCGGCCGTGCTGAATGCCGTGAAACAGGAGCTAGCGGCGGGTCTCGAACGTGAAGCCCGGTCACTGTGA
- the gp17 gene encoding tail completion protein gp17 — protein sequence MINDLLTWFVAAVKQEPTLAALQARVFPDVAPEQTPNPCMIYQFIENEGEPVLDAGAATHGTLAFQVRIYGDSRREANAFRESIRLKFQGMTPQAIGGGWKIEGSAWGDLPDTYEKETKDYGALGVVEFHVAR from the coding sequence ATGATCAATGACCTGCTGACGTGGTTCGTGGCGGCCGTGAAACAGGAGCCGACGCTGGCGGCGTTGCAGGCCCGGGTGTTTCCGGACGTGGCGCCAGAGCAGACTCCCAATCCGTGCATGATCTATCAGTTCATCGAAAACGAGGGCGAGCCGGTGCTGGATGCCGGGGCGGCAACCCACGGCACCCTCGCGTTCCAGGTGAGGATCTACGGTGACTCCCGGCGCGAAGCGAATGCCTTCCGGGAATCGATCCGGCTAAAGTTCCAAGGGATGACGCCGCAGGCGATTGGCGGCGGGTGGAAGATCGAGGGCAGTGCCTGGGGCGACCTGCCCGATACCTACGAGAAGGAGACGAAGGACTACGGTGCACTCGGCGTGGTGGAATTCCATGTTGCCCGGTAG